From the genome of Pseudoliparis swirei isolate HS2019 ecotype Mariana Trench chromosome 10, NWPU_hadal_v1, whole genome shotgun sequence, one region includes:
- the LOC130200441 gene encoding LOW QUALITY PROTEIN: kinesin-like protein KIF21A (The sequence of the model RefSeq protein was modified relative to this genomic sequence to represent the inferred CDS: inserted 1 base in 1 codon): MSGGGPDESSVRVALRIRPQLAKEKIEGCHICTYVMPGEPQVFLGKDKAFTYDHVFDMDSQQKSIYTHCTESLIEGCLEGYNATVFAYGQTGSGKTYTMGTGFDVNIEEDELGIIPRAVQHLFRGIEERRRAATEQGRPAPEFKINAQFLELYNEEVLDLFDSTRDIEAKKQRSKIKIHEDANGGIYTVGVTTRTVTSAAEMIQCLKLGALSRTTASTQMNAQSSRSHAIFTIHLCQVRVCSPDNDENVTDNRLADDTEINEFETLTAKFHFVDLAGSERLKRTGATGDRAKEGIAINCGLLALGNVISALGDRSKRSTHVPYRDSKLTRLLQDSLGGNSQTVMIACISPSDRDFMETLNALKYANRARNIKNKVMVNQDKASQQISTLRTEIARLQMELMEYKTGKRMVGEDGMEGINDLVHENSMLQTENNNLRVRVKAMQETIDAQRGRLTQILSDQANQVLARAGEGSEEIGNMIQNYIKEIEELRAKLLESEAVNENLRKSLSRASTRSSLYGGGPGGAFSQTHLVPEREASDVIEMAKKSLEKLKKKERKKKKRLRRCEGSHHQEVEHTSVMKEEGPDNNDHEGGDEEAEEASDREEGEEADGEEEDFDIPGDDTSDDSDSEELEEKENVQADLANITCEIAIKQKLIDELENSQRRLHTLKQQYEQKLTILHNKIRDTQLERDKVLHNMGSVETGTEEKAKKVKTEYERKLSYMNKELQKLQSAQKEHVRLLKNQSQYEKQLKKLQLDVTEMKKTKVVLMRQMKEQQERNRASECRRNREIASLKKDQRKAENQLKQMEAQKRQQELILRRKNEEVTALRRQVRPVSGKVSRKVSFPEPPQESSHRALPGRMQTSGASPVNGARSSPVRLGSSYLNRTARVKWQSLERRVTDIIMQRMTISNMETDMNRLLKQREELTRRRKRVSRKREKMEVEGADGDRSLASLNEELESLSANIDYINDSIAECQANIMQMEEAKEEGDTVDVTAVISSCGLSEARFLLDHFINMAISKGLLAAQKDSQMKVMEGTLKQTEINSATQNQLLFHMLKEKAEINPELDALLGSALQELGYLSAENGDDSSSDESNPSTAAEGGSLASDLMKLCGETKTRSKARRRTTTQMELLYACSGDACCEPHTGDFPAPMLPLLEGSADMPGQPLADRERTVSPSALSARPAGISGSRSPTESERRPPERSPLGRRRAQEKGATVTHIPAPTHTPTLSTAEAKTRGSDHKPLLEESPVFEGHRGVINPVKSTHRAKLQCVYVAEGHTKPVLCVDATDDLLFTGSKDRTCKVWNLVTGQEIMSLADHPSSVVSVRYTSSLVFTVSTAYIKVWDIRDSAKCIRTLTSSGQVASGDICSSVRSLSIPPGESQINQIALNTSGSFLYAAAGNAVRMWDLRKFVSTGKLTGHLGPVMCLTADKLGHGQNVVLTGSKDHQIKMFEVAEGAXGSISSSQTFDPAHQDSVESLAMSGDVFYSGSRDYHIKKWDLGSKRLLQSVSAQADWVSALAVMPGQWSGSPVLLGGCRRGLLRLWHADSLAPLGEVRGHDSPINGLATNGSQLFTASDDRTVKIWEAKGSLEEGVH; the protein is encoded by the exons GATCCGCCCTCAGCTGGCCAAAGAGAAGATCGAGGGCTGCCACATCTGCACCTACGTGATGCCCGGCGAGCCGCAGGTGTTCCTGGGGAAGGACAAGGCCTTCACCTACGACCACGTCTTCGATATGGACAGCCAGCAGAAGAGCATCTACACGCACTGCACCGAGAGCCTCATCGAGGGCTGCCTGGAGGGATACAACGCCACCGTCTTTGCATACGGACAG ACGGGTTCGGGAAAGACGTACACCATGGGAACCGGCTTCGACGTTAACATCGAGGAGGACGAGCTGGGCATCATTCCGCGGGCCGTCCAGCACCTGTTCAGAGGGATCGAGGAGCGCAGACGGGCCGCCACCGAGCAGGGCAGGCCCGCTCCCGAGTTCAAGATCAACGCACAGTTCCTGGAg CTGTACAACGAGGAGGTGCTGGACTTGTTCGACTCGACGCGGGACATCGAGGCCAAGAAGCAGAGATCCAAGATCAAGATCCACGAGGACGCCAACGGCGGCATCTACACCGTGGGGGTCACCACGCGCACCGTCACCTCCGCAGCGGAG ATGATTCAGTGTCTGAAGCTCGGCGCTCTGTCTCGCACCACCGCCAGCACTCAGATGAACGCGCAGAGTTCGCGCTCCCACGCCATCTTCACCATCCACCTGTGCCAAGTGCGAGTCTGCTCTCCCGATAACGAC GAGAACGTGACAGACAACCGTCTGGCCGACGACACGGAGATCAACGAGTTTGAAACGCTGACGGCCAAGTTCCACTTCGTGGACCTGGCTGGTTCTGAGAGGCTGAAGAGAACTGGAGCTACAGGGGACCGAGCCAAAGAGGGAATCGCCATAAACTGTGGGCTG CTCGCTCTGGGAAACGTCATCAGTGCTCTTGGAGACAGGAGCAAGCGCTCCACCCACGTGCCTTACAGGGACTCCAAACTGACCCGGCTGTTGCAGGACTCACTCGGCGGCAACAG TCAGACGGTGATGATCGCCTGCATCAGCCCGTCGGACCGGGACTTCATGGAGACCTTGAACGCTCTGAAGTACGCCAACAGAGCTCGGAACATTAAGAACAAGGTGATGGTGAACCAGGACAAGGCCAGCCAGCAGATCAGCACCCTGAGGACGGAGATAGCGCGACTGCAGATGGAGCTGATGGAGTACAAGACG GGGAAGCGGATGGTGGGTGAAGACGGCATGGAGGGCATCAACGACTTGGTGCATGAGAACTCCATGCTGCAAACGGAGAACAACAACCTGCGGGTGAGAGTGAAGGCCATGCAGGAGACCATCGACGCCCAGAGAGGCCGACTCACACAGATCCTCAGTGACCAGGCCAACCAGGTCCTGGCCAGAGCAG GTGAAGGCAGCGAGGAGATCGGGAACATGATCCAGAACTACATCAAGGAAATCGAGGAGCTCAG agCTAAACTTCTTGAAAGCGAGGCCGTGAACGAGAACCTGAGGAAGAGCTTGTCCCGGGCGTCCACTCGCTCCTCGCTGTACGGCGGCGGCCCCGGCGGCGCCTTCTCCCAAACCCACCTCGTCCCCGAGAGGGAGGCCAGCGACGTCATCGAGATGGCCAAGAAGAGTCTGGAGAagctgaagaagaaggagaggaagaagaagaagcg acTGAGGCGATGTGAGGGGAGTCACCACCAAGAGGTTGAACACACCAG TGTCATGAAAGAGGAGGGGCCAGACAACAACGACCACGAGGGAGGCGACGAGGAGGCAGAG GAGGCCAGCGACCGCGAAGAAGGCGAGGAGgcagacggagaggaggaggactttgACATTCCGGGAGACGATACCTCGGACGACTCTGACTCCGAAGAACTGGAGGAGAAAG AGAACGTCCAGGCCGACCTCGCCAACATCACCTGCGAGATCGCCATCAAGCAGAAGCTGATCGACGAGCTGGAGAACAGCCAGCGGCGTCTGCACACCCTCAAGCAGCAGTACGAACAGAAGCTGACGATACTGCACAACAAGATCCGGGACACGCAGCTGGAGAGGGACAAGGTGCTGCATAACATGG GTTCGGTGGAGACGGGTACGGAGGAGAAGGCGAAGAAGGTCAAAACGGAGTACGAGAGGAAGCTGAGCTACATGAACAAGGAGCTGCAAAAGCTCCAGTCGGCTCAGAAGGAGCACGTCCGCCTGCTGAAGAACCAGTCGCAGTACGAGAAGCAGCTCAAGAAACTCCAGCTGGACGTGACCGAGATGAAGAAGACCAAG GTGGTGCTGATGCGTcagatgaaggagcagcaggagagaaacagagccTCGGAGTGCAGGAGGAACAGGGAGATCGCCTCCCTGAAGAAAGACCAACGCAAAGCCGAG AACCAACTGAAGCAGATGGAGGCCCAGAAGAGACAACAGGAGTTGATTCTTCGCAGGAAGAACGAAGAG GTGACGGCTCTCAGGCGGCAGGTGAGGCCCGTGTCTGGGAAGGTGAGCAGGAAGGTGAGCTTCCCCGAGCCGCCCCAGGAGTCGTCTCATAGAGCCCTCCCGGGAAGGATGCAGACGTCTGGAGCCTCTCCAGTCAACGgagcgag GAGTTCCCCGGTGCGGTTGGGAAGTTCCTACCTCAACAGGACAGCTAGGGTCAAATGGCAGTCGCTGGAGAGGCGTGTCACTGACATCATCATGCAGAGGATGACCATCTCCAACATGGAGACGGATATGAACAGACTGCTGAAG CAACGGGAGGAGCTGACCCGGCGGAGGAAGCGAGTgtccagaaagagagaaaagatggaggtggagggtgcAGACGGCGACCGCTCGCTGGCCTCCCTGAACGAGGAGCTGGAGTCTCTGAGCGCCAACATCGACTACATAAACGACAGCATCGCCGAGTGCCAGGCCAACATCATGCAGATGGAGGAGGCCAAG gaggaaggagacacGGTAGATGTTACCGCGGTGATCAGCTCCTGTGGCTTGTCAGAAGCTCGCTTCCTTCTGGATCATTTCATAAATATGGCCATCAGTAAG GGTCTGCTGGCGGCCCAGAAGGACTCCCAGATGAAGGTGATGGAGGGCACGTTGAAGCAGACCGAGATCAACAGCGCCACCCAGAACCAGCTGCTGTTCCAcatgctgaaggagaaggcggaGATCAACCCGGAGCTGGACGCTCTGCTGGGCAGCGCTCTGCAAG AGTTAGGTTACCTGTCAGCGG AGAATGGAGACGACAGTAGCAGCGACGAGTCCAACCCCAGTACAGCTGCGGAGGGCGG CTCGCTGGCATCAGATCTAATGAAGTTATGTGGTGAAACCAAGACGAGAAGCAAG GCTCGCAGACGGACCACCACCCAGATGGAGCTGCTGTACGCCTGCAGCGGGGACGCGTGCTGTGAACCCCACACCGGAGACTTCCCGGCCCCTATGCTGCCCCTCCTGGAAGGCTCGGCCGACATGCCGGGTCAACCGCTCGCCGACCGCGAGCGAACCGTCTCCCCATCTGCGCTGTCTGCCAGGCCAGCTGGCAT TTCTGGGTCCAGGTCCCCGACAGAAAGCGAGAGAAGGCCACCCGAGCGCTCGCCCCTCGGCCGAAGGAGGGCGCAAGAGAAAGGAGCCACGGTGACTCACATCCCGGCgcccacgcacacacccacgctGAGCACAGCGGAGGCGAAGACGAGAGGCAGTGACCACAAACCGCT GTTGGAGGAGTCGCCTGTATTTGAAGGCCACAG AGGTGTGATCAACCCTGTGAAGAGCACCCACAGGGCCAAACTCCAGTGTGTCTACGTGGCAGAGGGCCACACCAAACCCGTCCTCTGCGTGGACGCCACGGATGATCTGCTCTTCACGGGATCCAAAG ACCGCACGTGCAAAGTCTGGAACTTGGTGACGGGTCAGGAGATCATGTCTCTGGCTGATCACCCCAGCAGCGTCGTCTCCGTCAG GTACACTTCAAGTCTCGTCTTCACCGTATCAACTGCTTACATCAAAGTGTGGGACATACGAGACTCCGCCAAGTGTATCCGCACGCTCAC GTCATCGGGCCAGGTGGCTTCAGGGGACATCTGCTCGTCGGTCAGGAGTTTGTCCATCCCACCGGGGGAGAGTCAGATCAACCAGATCGCCCTGAACACCTCCGGCTCCTTCCTGTACGCCGCCGCTGGCAACGCCGTGCGCATGTGGGACCTCCGCAA ATTTGTGTCCACTGGGAAGCTCACCGGCCATTTGGGACCCGTCATGTGTCTGACCGCAGACAAGTTGGGTCACGGGCAGAACGTCGTCCTCACCGGCTCCAAAGACCATCAGATCAAG ATGTTCGAGGTGGCGGAGGGTG CAGGGAGCATCAGCTCCAGCCAGACGTTTGACCCCGCCCACCAGGACAGCGTGGAGTCTCTGGCCATGAGCGGGGACGTTTTCTACAGCGGCTCCAGAGACTATCACATCAAGAAGTGGGACCTCGGCAGCAAGCGGCTGCTACAG TCCGTCAGCGCCCAGGCGGACTGGGTCAGCGCTCTGGCCGTGATGCCGGGCCAGTGGTCGGGCTCCCCGGTGCTCCTCGGCGGCTGCAGAAGGGGGCTGCTGCGCCTCTGGCACGCCGACTCGCTGGCGCCCCTCGGCGAGGTCCGGGGACACGACAGTCCCATCAACGGCCTGGCCACGAACGGCAGCCAACTGTTCACCGCCTCAGA TGACCGCACAGTGAAGATCTGGGAGGCCAAAGGTTCTCTGGAGGAAGGAGTCCACTGA